One part of the Candidatus Borreliella tachyglossi genome encodes these proteins:
- a CDS encoding nucleotide exchange factor GrpE encodes MKELENDKLQNKDSSSMEKKITELEHEISNIKDLYLRKQAEFENFRKRLEKDKDNFVKFANENIMKDIINFLDNLERAIDSSKQSKDFETLLSGISMIESEILSSFDKKHNLKKFGKPGEDFDPSQHEAISIEGKEGLSTPEILEVYQKGYCYNNRVLRTAKVKVAQSKN; translated from the coding sequence ATCAAAGAACTAGAAAATGACAAGCTCCAAAATAAAGACAGTTCAAGTATGGAGAAAAAAATTACTGAATTAGAGCATGAAATTTCCAATATCAAAGATTTATATCTAAGGAAACAGGCAGAATTTGAAAATTTCAGAAAAAGACTTGAAAAAGATAAAGATAATTTTGTCAAATTTGCAAATGAAAACATAATGAAAGACATAATTAACTTTCTTGATAACTTAGAAAGGGCAATAGATTCATCAAAACAATCTAAGGATTTTGAGACTCTATTATCAGGAATTAGTATGATTGAAAGCGAAATACTCTCAAGCTTTGACAAAAAACATAACTTAAAAAAGTTTGGCAAGCCTGGTGAGGATTTCGATCCAAGTCAACATGAAGCAATAAGCATCGAAGGAAAAGAAGGTCTTAGTACACCTGAAATATTAGAAGTATACCAAAAAGGATACTGCTATAACAATCGGGTCTTAAGAACTGCAAAAGTTAAAGTTGCACAAAGCAAAAACTAA
- a CDS encoding glutathione peroxidase, which yields MSIYDFRVRLASGPEISISDYMRKVLLIVNVASNCSYTNQYQDLEMLYRMYKRRGLFILGFPCNQFGLQEPGSNHEILRFCQTIYNVSFPIFSKIDVNGENAHPLYRYLTENSPEEFKGDIQWNFTKFLINRQGGVVGRYDSKILPMNIKGRVERLLNVI from the coding sequence ATGAGTATTTATGATTTTAGGGTAAGGCTTGCATCAGGTCCTGAGATTTCTATTTCAGATTACATGCGCAAGGTATTATTGATTGTTAATGTGGCAAGCAACTGTAGCTATACAAATCAATATCAGGATCTGGAGATGCTTTACAGGATGTATAAGCGGAGAGGCCTTTTTATATTAGGATTTCCTTGTAATCAGTTTGGTTTGCAGGAGCCGGGATCGAATCATGAAATTTTAAGATTTTGTCAGACAATTTATAATGTATCCTTTCCTATTTTTTCTAAAATTGATGTTAATGGCGAGAATGCACACCCTCTATACAGATATTTGACAGAAAATTCTCCTGAAGAGTTTAAGGGAGATATTCAGTGGAATTTTACTAAGTTTTTAATAAACAGACAAGGTGGAGTAGTCGGAAGATATGATTCTAAAATTCTCCCAATGAATATTAAGGGTAGAGTTGAAAGATTACTTAATGTGATTTAA